In one Arachis duranensis cultivar V14167 chromosome 9, aradu.V14167.gnm2.J7QH, whole genome shotgun sequence genomic region, the following are encoded:
- the LOC107464407 gene encoding disease resistance protein RPV1 isoform X1, producing the protein MDLQKLNLDNTNETENSFVKDQNYAHIESLLRTQPREVLVIGVWGMGGIGKTTIAAAIFEEFSPKYEVNCFLANVREESSKHGFKYIFNKLLSELLQEDIHIDTPTIISSTIMSRLRHKKALIVLDDVNSSDLLDNLLGVGHDYLGVGSRVIVTTRDRHVLTCRAVDHILEVKEMNYHNSLKLFSLNAFNQIHPPENGFRERSKRAVAYAKGNPLALKVLGSFLRSKSENEWDSALAKLKGTPDANVHKVLRLSFDELDDAEKNIFLDIACFFKGEERDKVIMILNACGFHANIGIRNLLDKTLITITKMKRIQMHDLIQEMGQEIVCEESAKIPGGESRLWNPDEVCDILKNDKGTDAIESIFLDMTQTTDLHISSNAFRKMPNLRLLAFADSIGHGGRRTNNNLYLPTNLELPNSLRYIQWDGYPLKSLPSIGWPKNLVEISMPYSNVEKLWDGVQNLPSLEIIDLRGSKRLIECPNFSATPNLKEVWFNFCESLTHVHPSIFSLEKLEFLAVYGCKELKSLCSSNCSPSLHTVVAYNCPNLQEFSVPILHQDSKIHLHLRSTPLKELPPSILHLKHLVNFSFPISKNLAKLPANFANQIMLSDISEHEQDAVATLHSVLRSPVFKHVKLLKFDNCHSLTELPDNISLLSSLVKLSFHKTNVIGLPESIKFLPQLKVLKVCHCEMLQFIPVFPPSVECLKVWDCKSLKTILSLESETPKQHAGTFIFLDCMNLDENSCNAILKDAIARTKCWMETILTSESEVSEEQRENEDHNVINFGKICYFFPTRGSMLQEFFHDYSAQSSISTEVPPSSNLCGFIFFLVLSGAQSCSTDELVINFECECYLETSWGESIHVASSAIVEWDCDMTFGYQLNVMQDHVLLWYDEECSKQIMETVKGREANTEKKSHFNAKMTVKLVARLPNKEEAMIKECGIRWIYSNVEAGSSREQRSKRIMEDED; encoded by the exons ATGGATCTGCAGAAATTGAATCTCGATAATACAAATGAAACCGAAAACTCTTTTGTGAAGGACCAAAACTATGCACATATTGAATCTTTATTGAGAACCCAACCAAGAGAAGTTCTAGTAATTGGAGTATGGGGCATGGGCGGTATAGGTAAGACAACCATTGCTGCTGCTATATTTGAAGAGTTCTCTCCCAAATATGAAGTCAATTGTTTCTTGGCAAATGTAAGAGAAGAATCTTCAAAGCATGGATTCAAATACATATTCAATAAGCTTCTTTCTGAGTTACTACAAGAAGATATTCATATTGATACTCCCACAATCATATCCTCTACTATTATGAGTAGATTGAGGCACAAGAAAGCTCTTATTGTTCTAGATGATGTGAATAGTTCTGATCTTCTTGATAATTTGCTCGGAGTAGGACACGATTATCTAGGAGTTGGTAGCAGAGTCATTGTGACAACTCGAGATAGGCATGTCCTTACATGTAGAGCCGTTGACCATATTCTTGAAGTCAAGGAAATGAACTATCATAACTCCCTTAAACTCTTTAGCTTGAATGCCTTTAACCAGATCCATCCACCTGAGAATGGATTCCGGGAGCGATCGAAGAGAGCAGTTGCTTATGCCAAAGGCAACCCTTTAGCTCTAAAGGTTTTGGGATCGTTTCTTCGTTCCAAAAGTGAAAATGAGTGGGACAGTGCACTAGCAAAATTGAAAGGAACTCCTGATGCAAATGTTCATAAGGTGTTGAGATTGAGCTTTGATGAATTGGATGATGCAGAAAAGAATATATTTCTTGACATTGCATGTTTCTTCAAAGGGGAAGAAAGAGACAAAGTAATAATGATATTGAATGCCTGTGGTTTCCATGCAAATATAGGGATAAGAAACCTTTTAGACAAGACTCTGATAACAATAACCAAAATGAAGAGAATACAAATGCATGACTTGATACAAGAGATGGGTCAAGAAATTGTCTGTGAAGAGTCTGCTAAAATTCCTGGGGGAGAAAGTAGATTGTGGAACCCTGATGAAGTTTGTGACATACTGAAGAATGATAAA GGGACTGATGCAATTGAAAGCATATTCTTGGACATGACTCAAACCACAGATCTACATATAAGCTCCAATGCATTCAGAAAGATGCCAAATCTAAGGTTACTTGCCTTTGCTGATAGCATTGGTCATGGGGGAAGGAGAACTAACAATAATTTGTATCTTCCAACAAATCTTGAATTACCTAATAGCTTGAGATATATTCAGTGGGATGGATATCCATTGAAATCTTTACCATCCATTGGTTGGCCTAAAAACTTGGTTGAGATTTCCATGCCATACAGCAATGTCGAAAAACTTTGGGATGGAGTACAG AATTTACCAAGTTTAGAGATAATCGACCTTCGAGGCTCCAAGCGCTTGATAGAGTGTCCAAATTTCTCAGCCACCCCAAATTTAAAAGAAGTATGGTTCAATTTCTGTGAAAGCTTGACTCATGTTCACCCTTCTATTTTCTCTCTTGAGAAGCTTGAATTTTTAGCTGTGTATGGATGCAAAGAACTCAAGAGCCTATGCAGTAGCAATTGTTCACCTTCTCTTCATACAGTGGTTGCCTATAACTGCCCTAATCTCCAAGAGTTCTCAGTCCCAATTCTGCATCAAGATTCCAAAATTCATTTGCATTTGAGATCAACTCCTTTGAAAGAACTTCCACCATCAATTCTGCATCTTAAACACCTTGTAAACTTCTCTTTTCCAATTAGCAAAAATCTTGCAAAACTTCCTGCAAATTTTGCTAATCAAATCATGCTTTCTGACATCAGTGAACACGAGCAAGACGCGGTCGCCACTCTGCATTCAGTACTACGCAGCCCTGTATTCAAACATGTAAAGCTTCTCAAATTTGATAATTGCCATAGCTTAACCGAACTCCCTGACAACATCTCTTTGTTATCATCATTAGTGAAACTAAGCTTTCATAAAACCAATGTCATAGGCTTACCTGAAAGCATTAAGTTTCTTCCACAACTCAAAGTTCTTAAAGTTTGTCACTGTGAAATGCTGCAATTTATACCAGTGTTTCCACCTTCTGTTGAATGTCTTAAGGTATGGGATTGTAAATCTTTGAAGACAATATTGAGTTTGGAAAGTGAAACACCCAAACAACATGCAGGTACTTTCATATTCCTGGACTGCATGAATTTGGATGAAAATTCATGCAATGCCATTCTGAAAGATGCTATTGCTAGGACAAAATGTTGGATGGAAACAATACTAACAAGCGAATCAGAAGTCTCGGAAGAACAACGAGAGAATGAAGATCATAATGTGATTAATTTTGGGAAGATCTGTTATTTCTTTCCTACAAGAGGTAGCATGCTTCAAGAGTTTTTCCATGACTACTCTGCTCAATCTTCAATTAGTACTGAAGTGCCTCCAAGCTCCAATTTGTGTGGGTTCATTTTCTTCTTGGTTCTTTCTGGAGCACAATCATGCAGCACTGATGAACTTGTTATTAACTTTGAGTGCGAATGTTACTTGGAAACAAGCTGGGGAGAAAGTATCCATGTAGCAAGTTCCGCCATTGTCGAATGGGACTGCGATATGACCTTTGGATACCAGCTGAATGTTATGCAGGATCATGTGTTGTTATGGTATGATGAAGAATGTTCAAAGCAGATAATGGAAACAGTTAAAGGAAGAGAAGCTAATACTGAAAAGAAGTCCCATTTTAATGCAAAGATGACAGTTAAGTTGGTTGCTAGGCTACCAAACAAAGAGGAAGCAATGATA